Sequence from the Actinomycetota bacterium genome:
GGCGACCTGCCCACGATCGTCCAGCACGTGAAGGCCGCCAACGAGCTGGTCCACATCGCCGGCGGCATCCCCACAGAGTTCATGGACGAGCGGTGACCGTCGAGCCGAAGCTCCTCGAATCGCGCGGGGACGCCGCCGTTGACCCCGTCCGCCTCATCGGACCGGACCCGTCGGAGTCGGCCCAGATGCTGGCGGCGGTCATCACGGCCAACCTCCAGCGGCAGCCGGACCTCCATCAGCGGCTGGACGGGGAGCCGGGGGTCGTGTCCGTGACGGCTTTAGACGCCGGGTCCACCGTCACTTTCGAGCTGCGGGACGGCTGCGTCCGCGTCTACTCCGGGGAACCGACGTGCCCGGCGGACGTCCGGGTGGTGGCCGACTCCGGCACGCTGTCCGGGCTGGCGACGGTGCCGCGAATCGGGCCCCTGCCCAACCCCCTGAAGTCGCGGGGCCGCGAGTTCTGGAGGTCCTACGCCGGGGGCCGGCTGAAGGCGGCGGGCGTCTTCCGTCACCGCCTGCTGCTTCGCCGGTTGGTCGCGCTGCTGTCCACCGGACCCGCCTGAGGCGATGCCGGCCGGTCGTGGCCGGGGGCCGGCCGACGTACCCGCGCTCGTGGAGCGGCTGCGCTCCGGCGACCGCCGCGCGGTCGCGCGCCTGATCTCGCTGGTCGAGGACGGCGCCCGGGAGGCGTCCGAGGTCCTGCGGGCCGTCTACCCGCTCACCGGACACGCCGTCACCATCGGGGCCACGGGCTCGCCGGGTGTAGGCAAGTCCACCCTTGTCGACGCGCTGGTCGGCCGCGTGAGGGCCGAGGGCAGGACGGTGGGCGTGGTGGCCGTGGACCCGACGTCGCCATTCTCGGGGGGCGCGCTTCTCGGGGACCGGGTCCGGATGCAGGAGCACGCTCTGGATCCGGGCGTGTTCATCCGGTCGATGGCCACGAGGGGACACCTGGGTGGACTTTCGCTCGCGGTACCGGAGGTGATGCGGGTGCTGGAGGCGGCCGGGTTCGATCTGGTGCTGGTGGAGACGGTGGGGGTGGGCCAGTCGGAGGTCGAGATAGCCGGACAGGCCGACACCACCATCGTCACCCTGGCCCCCGGCATGGGCGATGCGATCCAGGCCGCCAAGGCGGGGATTCTGGAGGTCGCGGACGTCTTCTGCGTGAACAAGGCGGACAAGGAGGGGGCCCGGGACACGGCCAGGGACCTGCGCTCAATGCTGGAACTCGGTCCAGGACGGGACCCCGACTGGGCGCCGCCGATCGTCCTGACATCGGCGTCAACGGGCCAGGGAATCGACGAGCTGTGGGAGGCCGTCGGAGCGCACCGCGAGCATCTGTCGGCGCACGGGCGTCTTGAGTCGCGCCGCCGGGCGCGGCTCGCCGGGGAGATCAAGTCGATCGCCGCCGAGCGCCTGCGGTCCCGGCTTCTGGGGGCCGTCGGTGCGGCGCGCTTCGAGGACCTGGTGGCCCGGGTGGCCGGCCGCGAGCTGGACCCCTACTCGGCCGCCGACGAGCTGCTCGGGGGGCCTCGGGGAGTCCGGCCCTGTGAACAACTGAGGGAGGAAGGACTCATGTCGGACGTAGAGCCGGGGCGGCTCCCGGCTGTGTTGGTGAACGAGTTCGTGGGCGCGGCCCACGTCGACTTCGACCGCGTGCGCGAAATGCTGGACGCCGAGCCTGGGCTGCTGAACAGCGCGTGGGACTGGGGCGGCGGCGACTGGGAGACGGGCCTCGGCGGCGCCAGCCACATGGGGCGGCGGGACATCGCGCAGTACCTGATGTCACGTGGAGCGCGGGTCGACGTGTTCGCCGCTGCGATGCTGGGTTGGCTGGACGTGGTGCGGTCGGTCATCGAGGCCTCGCCGGAGACCGCGCGGGCCCTCGGCCCCCACGGCATCCCGCTGATCGCCCACGCCAAAGCCGGGGGAGACGAAGCGGCTAGCGTCCTTGAGTATCTGTCTGCCCTGCAGCAGCCGGCCGAGGGCGCCTGAGCGATGTCACCAGGCCCGCCAGTGAAGCTACCGCCCACGCTGCCTCAAGCATCACGAACCCCCACGATCCTCTCTGCAGGGCCGCCACGGTCAGGACGCCGGAGCCGGCGAGGTTGAGCACCAGGTAGAGGGGGGAGTCCGGCGCGAGGCGCTTCAGCTGGAGCGCAGCGAACGCCGAGAGGATGGCGGCGGCCCCCAGGACTTCGATCACGTCGAGCATCAGGCTCAGACTACGGAACGGCCGCCCTCAGGCGGCCGGACGACGGGGTTTGGGCGCCGTTGCCCCTGGTAAACTGGCCATTCCCCCCTCGAGCAGGAGAACCAATGGACGACCTGGAGCGCGAGGCGCTCGACTGGCAGTCGCGCTACGACTCGGCCACCGAACGGGACACCGATTTTGAAACGCTGGGGGGAATCCCGCTCAAGCCCGTTTACACCCCCCTGGACGCGCGCGAACGCGACTACTCCGATTCGCTTGGGATGCCCGGGGAGTACCCGTACACGCGGGGGGTGTACACGTCCGGCCACCGCGGCCGTCTGTGGACGATGCGCCAGTTCGCTGGCTTCGGCTCCGCCGCCGACACCAACAGGCGCTACAAGTTCCTGATCGAGCAGGGACAGACCGGACTGTCCGTCGCCTTCGACATGCCGACCCTGATGGGCCGCGACGCCGACGACCCTCTGAGCCTTGGAGAGGTCGGCCGCTGCGGAGCGGCAGTGTCGTCGCTTGCCGACATGGAGCGGCTGTTCGACGGCATCCCCTTGGACGAGGCCACGGTCTCGATGACGATCTCCGGACCGGCCCCCGTCCTGTTCTGCATGTACCTCGCGGTGGCCGAGAAGCAGGGCGTGCCGTTCGCAAAGCTCGACGGCACGTGCCAGACCGACATCCTCAAGGAGTACATCGCGCAGAAGGAGTGGGTGTACCCGCCCCGCCCGCACCTGCGGCTGATCGGCGACATGATGGCGTACTGCGCCGAGCACCTGCCCAAGTACCACCCGATCTCGGTGTCCGGGTACCACATCCGCGAGGCGGGATCCACGGCCGCGCAGGAATTGGCGTTCACGCTGGCCGACGGTTTCGCGTACGTGGAACTGGGGCTGGAGCGGGGGCTCGATGTCAACGTGTTCGGCCCCCAGCTGTCGTTTTTCTTCAACTCCCACATCGACTTCTTCGAGGAGATCGCGAAGTTCCGCGCCGCCCGCCGGATCTGGTCGAGGTGGATGAAGGCACGCTATGGGGCAACCAATGAACGCGCCCTTCTCTGCCGCTTCCACGTCCAGACGGCTGGGTGCTCGCTGACGCTGCAGCAGCCGTACAACAACGTCGTCCGCACCGCGACCGAGGCGCTCGCCGGCGTCATCGGCGGCTGCCAGTCGCTGCACACGAACTCGCTTGACGAAGTCTTCGCGCTCCCGAGCGAGGAGTCAGTGGAGATAGCGTTGCGGACCCAGCAGATCCTGGCCTACGAGACCGGCGTCGCCAACGTCATCGACCCCCTCGGCGGCTCGTGGTTCGTGGAGTCGCTCACCGACCGCATCGAGGAGGAGGCCGAGGAGTACTTCGGACGAATCGACAAGATGGGCGCCGGCTCCATGCTCGAGGGCTGCCTGAAGGGCATCGAGGACGGGTTTTTCCAGATGGAGATAGCGGAGGCCGCCTACCGCCAGCAGCAGCGCTTTGACGCCGGGCGCCGGGTCATGGTCGGAGTGAACGCTTTCAAGGAAACCGTCCAGGGGGAGCCGGACTTTTTGCGCATCGGCCAGGAGGTCGAGGACAAGCAGATCACCGAGCTTCACGCCCTGAGGGACAACCGCGACTCCGCGGCCACCAACGCGGCGCTGGCTGCCCTCACCGAGGCCTCTCGCGGCGACGGAAACCTGATCCCGCCCATCCTGGACGCAGTCAGGGCCTACGCCACGGTCGGCGAGATCTGCGAGGCGATGGCCGTGGTCTACGGCCGCTACCGGGAGCAACCCCGCTTCTGACGCTCCGGGAGAGCGGGGGGAACTAGAAGTTCCCTAGTCTGGTGTAGGATTGAGCAGATGCTCAAAGCGGTCCAGGAAGCACCCACCACCAAGCAGCGGATCGTCGCCGCTGCTCTGGAGACGGTCAAGGAGGAGGGCTTCGCCGGGACCAGCGCCCGTTCCATCGCCCGGCGAGGGGACTTCAACCAGGCGCTGATCTTCTATCACTTCGGGACTCTGAACGACCTGCTGCTCGCGGCCCTGGACCACACCAGCAACGAGCGGATGAACCGCTACCGGGAGGCGCTTGCAGGCGTGTCGGAGGTGCCGGACCTGATCGGGGTCGCCACGGGGCTGTACCGGGAGGACCTGGAGTCCGGACACATCACCGTCGTCTCGGAGATGATCGCCGGCAGCCTGGCTCGTCCGGACCTGGCCCCCGAGGTGGTCGCGCGCATGGACCCGTGGGTGGACTTCGCTGAGGAGTTCATCCGCGACGTCCTGGTCCGGATGGGCCTCGACTCCGTGATCCCCGCGCGGACCGCCGCCTTTGCCGTGGTGGCGATGATCTTCGGCGTGAACCTGCTGTCTCACCTCGACGAGGACAACTCCCGCGCCGAGGCGCTTTTCGAGATGGGCTCGCGGCTGGCCCAGGTGCTGCTCCCGGCGGGTGCGCAACCATGACCGGCCGCACCGACCCCCGCGTCGAGGAGGCGCTCAGGGAGGCCGAGCGGACGGTGGCCGGGGGCCGCGGACTGGGCGGCACGGGCTTCTGGCGCGCCGTCGGACTGCTGAGGCGCGACCCTGTCCTGGCCGAGGCCTACGCCGCAAGAGTCGCGGAAATCGACAGGCGAGCGTTCGAGAATGGCGTCCGGCTCCGCCTGCCGGCGTCCGCAGGGGTCGCCGGACTGGCAGTGTTGACCGGGGGCGGGGCCGCCGCCGTCGCCCTGTCCGGCAAACTGGACGACCTTTCGCAGACGCTGGTGTTCCTGGGCGGCTTCGGCTCCCTGCTGGTCGGCAGCCACAGCCTCACGCACTGGCTCGTGGGCCGGGCAGCCGGCATGAGGTTCACGCACGTGTTCCTGGGCGGACCGCCGCCGCCGCGCCCGGGACTGAAGGTCGACTACGCGACTTACCTGACCAAGTCCCCCCGGACCAGGGCCGTCATGCACGCTTCCGGCGCGGTGGTCACGAAGGTGGTGCCGTTCGCGCTCATGCCAGCGGCTTCCGGGCTGCAGGCCAGGCGGTGGCTCGTTCCAGGGCTCGCGGTGGTCGGC
This genomic interval carries:
- a CDS encoding methylmalonyl-CoA mutase family protein, which gives rise to MDDLEREALDWQSRYDSATERDTDFETLGGIPLKPVYTPLDARERDYSDSLGMPGEYPYTRGVYTSGHRGRLWTMRQFAGFGSAADTNRRYKFLIEQGQTGLSVAFDMPTLMGRDADDPLSLGEVGRCGAAVSSLADMERLFDGIPLDEATVSMTISGPAPVLFCMYLAVAEKQGVPFAKLDGTCQTDILKEYIAQKEWVYPPRPHLRLIGDMMAYCAEHLPKYHPISVSGYHIREAGSTAAQELAFTLADGFAYVELGLERGLDVNVFGPQLSFFFNSHIDFFEEIAKFRAARRIWSRWMKARYGATNERALLCRFHVQTAGCSLTLQQPYNNVVRTATEALAGVIGGCQSLHTNSLDEVFALPSEESVEIALRTQQILAYETGVANVIDPLGGSWFVESLTDRIEEEAEEYFGRIDKMGAGSMLEGCLKGIEDGFFQMEIAEAAYRQQQRFDAGRRVMVGVNAFKETVQGEPDFLRIGQEVEDKQITELHALRDNRDSAATNAALAALTEASRGDGNLIPPILDAVRAYATVGEICEAMAVVYGRYREQPRF
- a CDS encoding TetR family transcriptional regulator — protein: MLKAVQEAPTTKQRIVAAALETVKEEGFAGTSARSIARRGDFNQALIFYHFGTLNDLLLAALDHTSNERMNRYREALAGVSEVPDLIGVATGLYREDLESGHITVVSEMIAGSLARPDLAPEVVARMDPWVDFAEEFIRDVLVRMGLDSVIPARTAAFAVVAMIFGVNLLSHLDEDNSRAEALFEMGSRLAQVLLPAGAQP